Proteins encoded together in one Pirellulales bacterium window:
- a CDS encoding radical SAM protein: MPSRRNILLVQLPIPPVGPEPIRGNVPLAAGYLKMFAEARGLAANYRIDILPAPAANTLSDRGLVQAILAAEPWMVGFTCYLWNIQRTLWIAERLKEARPGLQIVVGGPEITADNDWVLRHEALDFAVIGEGEQTFCDLLRATRPSSGGGLAAPMPGLFVRQNQIAGDLLLPPPRRPLANLDQISSPYLAGILDAADEQMLLLETIRGCIFKCKFCYYPKSYDGLYFLSEEKIVANLEHAQRRGAREVVLLDPTLNQRRDFPAFLRLLTRCNPDRQFTYFGELRAEGITAEVARLLHEANFTEVEIGLQSIDPLAMELMDRKNNLRAFERGARAMLDLGIKVKVDLIIGLPGDTIVSVRRGLDYIHSTGLYSDVQVFNLAVLPGTSFRQEANMLGLEYQDRPPYYVLKTPTLDLPQMFELMEEAQELFETEFDPLPEPSLEDDCTQARSVSEDEPTQARSVSEDEPPQTRSVSEDEPTQTRSVSEDEPTQTRSVSEDEPTQTRSVSEDEPPQTRSVSEDEPTQARSVSEEAPPQDPQLRQACPKPPSAAPSLTLRASVPATVNRSTIDLDRFLGGDASAALPPAAERSQAFDLRLRSDNFDRDRAATEAIVAQLLEENPFTTLQLILEPTAEPTSYPRRLSPATIESLLSICFRKPTYLDRFYSVLPGRPKGAKRLIVALPARQRSAIDLRWTCQIGDLATIAWRGETPAEHPLHDVECIAPAGATGTT, from the coding sequence ATGCCATCGCGTCGCAACATCCTGTTGGTCCAGCTTCCGATTCCGCCGGTCGGGCCCGAGCCGATTCGCGGGAATGTGCCGCTCGCGGCCGGCTATCTGAAGATGTTTGCCGAAGCGCGCGGGCTTGCCGCCAATTATCGGATCGACATCCTGCCGGCCCCAGCCGCCAATACGCTCAGCGACCGTGGGCTGGTGCAGGCAATTCTTGCGGCCGAGCCGTGGATGGTCGGCTTCACGTGCTACCTGTGGAACATCCAGCGAACGCTGTGGATCGCCGAGCGGCTCAAAGAAGCCCGACCCGGTTTGCAGATCGTGGTCGGTGGCCCGGAAATCACGGCCGACAACGATTGGGTACTGCGGCACGAGGCGCTCGACTTCGCGGTGATCGGCGAAGGGGAGCAGACGTTTTGCGATCTATTGCGAGCCACGCGGCCGTCGAGCGGCGGCGGACTTGCGGCGCCGATGCCTGGCCTTTTCGTTCGGCAAAACCAGATCGCGGGCGATCTGTTGTTGCCGCCGCCCCGCCGTCCGCTGGCGAATTTGGACCAGATTTCGTCTCCCTATCTCGCCGGCATTCTCGATGCGGCCGACGAACAGATGCTGCTGTTGGAAACGATCCGCGGTTGCATCTTCAAGTGCAAGTTTTGCTATTATCCAAAGAGCTACGACGGGCTCTATTTTCTTTCGGAAGAAAAGATCGTCGCCAATCTGGAGCATGCCCAGCGGCGCGGGGCGCGCGAAGTGGTGCTCTTGGATCCGACGCTCAATCAACGCCGCGATTTTCCCGCCTTCTTGCGGCTCCTGACGCGATGCAATCCCGATCGGCAGTTCACCTATTTCGGCGAGTTGCGGGCCGAGGGAATCACCGCCGAGGTGGCCCGGCTGCTGCACGAGGCGAATTTCACCGAAGTTGAAATCGGCCTGCAATCGATCGACCCATTGGCAATGGAATTGATGGACCGCAAAAACAATCTCCGGGCTTTCGAGCGCGGAGCCCGGGCGATGCTCGATTTGGGCATCAAGGTAAAAGTCGACCTGATCATCGGCCTGCCTGGCGATACGATCGTTTCCGTCCGCCGCGGGCTCGACTATATCCACTCGACCGGCCTGTATTCCGACGTGCAAGTGTTCAACCTGGCCGTACTGCCCGGCACATCGTTCCGGCAGGAAGCGAACATGTTGGGCTTGGAATATCAAGACCGGCCACCGTATTACGTGCTGAAAACGCCGACGCTCGACTTGCCGCAAATGTTCGAATTGATGGAGGAGGCGCAGGAACTTTTCGAAACGGAATTCGACCCGCTCCCCGAGCCGTCGCTCGAAGATGATTGCACACAAGCCCGAAGCGTAAGCGAGGATGAACCGACACAAGCCCGAAGCGTAAGCGAGGATGAACCGCCACAAACCCGAAGCGTAAGCGAGGATGAACCGACACAAACCCGAAGCGTAAGCGAGGATGAACCGACACAAACCCGAAGCGTAAGCGAGGATGAACCGACACAAACCCGAAGCGTAAGCGAGGACGAACCGCCACAAACCCGAAGCGTAAGCGAGGATGAACCGACACAAGCCCGAAGCGTAAGCGAGGAGGCGCCGCCGCAAGATCCGCAATTGCGCCAAGCATGTCCCAAGCCGCCATCCGCGGCCCCCTCGCTTACGCTTCGGGCTAGTGTGCCGGCTACGGTGAACCGCTCGACAATCGATTTGGACCGATTTCTCGGCGGCGACGCGAGCGCCGCGCTGCCGCCCGCGGCCGAACGCTCGCAAGCGTTTGACTTGCGTCTGCGATCGGACAATTTCGATCGCGATCGCGCGGCGACCGAGGCAATCGTCGCCCAATTGCTGGAGGAGAACCCCTTTACGACGTTGCAACTGATTCTCGAACCAACCGCCGAACCGACGTCCTACCCGCGCCGTCTCAGCCCCGCGACGATCGAATCGCTGCTATCGATTTGCTTCCGCAAACCGACTTATTTAGACCGTTTCTACAGCGTTCTGCCCGGGCGGCCGAAGGGGGCTAAACGCTTGATCGTGGCACTGCCGGCCCGCCAACGTTCCGCGATCGATCTGCGTTGGACCTGCCAAATCGGCGATCTCGCAACCATTGCCTGGCGAGGCGAAACGCCGGCCGAGCATCCATTGCACGACGTCGAGTGCATCGCGCCCGCGGGCGCCACGGGAACGACATAA
- a CDS encoding TraR/DksA family transcriptional regulator produces the protein MKKAEMKVYKERLVNLRARLRGDVNQMADSALKKTRSELNGDLSSMPIHMADIGSDNFEQEFTLSLMENEEGTLDAIETALERISAGTFGDCEECGAKIPKARLNAIPYAALCVKCAQQVERKY, from the coding sequence ATGAAAAAGGCTGAGATGAAGGTCTACAAAGAGCGGCTGGTGAATCTGCGGGCTCGGCTTCGCGGCGATGTCAACCAGATGGCCGATTCGGCGTTGAAAAAGACCCGCAGCGAGTTGAACGGCGACCTGTCGAGCATGCCCATCCATATGGCCGACATCGGCAGCGACAATTTCGAACAAGAATTCACGCTTAGCCTGATGGAGAACGAAGAGGGAACGCTCGATGCCATCGAAACCGCGCTCGAGCGGATCTCGGCTGGCACGTTTGGCGACTGCGAAGAATGCGGCGCGAAGATTCCCAAGGCCCGGCTCAACGCGATTCCGTATGCCGCGCTGTGCGTGAAGTGTGCTCAGCAGGTGGAACGGAAGTATTGA
- a CDS encoding fumarylacetoacetate hydrolase family protein — MRLISYLSDGGERIAALRDGRYVDLNQADPALPTSMVELLAQGAEMLLRAEAVLGSAEPLPAESVRLLAPVPRPPKIFGVGLNYADHARETGKEPPSEPVIFSKLPGTVAAHGQAIVLPALSAKVDYEAELVVVIGRGGRHIPRDTAMEHVAGYCCGHDVSARDWQHQKPGGQWLLGKSFDTFGPFGPELVTADEIPDPGDLRIQLRLNGQTMQDSSTRQLIFSVAELIAYLSGVCTLEPGDVIFTGTPPGVGAARKPPVYLQPGDVVEIEIERIGLLRNPVVAEPAA; from the coding sequence ATGCGATTGATCAGCTACTTATCCGACGGAGGCGAACGCATCGCCGCACTCCGCGACGGCCGGTATGTCGATCTGAATCAGGCCGACCCGGCGCTGCCGACCTCGATGGTCGAGCTGCTGGCGCAGGGAGCGGAAATGTTGCTCCGAGCGGAAGCCGTCTTAGGGAGCGCCGAGCCATTGCCGGCCGAAAGCGTGCGGCTGCTGGCCCCCGTGCCGCGGCCGCCGAAGATTTTCGGCGTCGGGTTGAATTATGCCGACCACGCCCGCGAAACCGGCAAGGAGCCGCCGAGCGAGCCGGTCATCTTCAGCAAACTCCCAGGCACGGTGGCGGCCCATGGGCAGGCGATCGTGCTGCCGGCGCTGAGCGCGAAAGTGGATTATGAAGCCGAGCTGGTCGTCGTGATCGGCCGCGGCGGACGGCATATTCCGCGCGATACAGCGATGGAGCACGTGGCCGGTTATTGCTGTGGCCACGACGTTTCGGCGCGGGATTGGCAGCACCAAAAACCGGGGGGGCAATGGTTGTTGGGCAAATCGTTCGACACGTTCGGCCCGTTCGGCCCGGAGCTTGTTACGGCCGACGAGATTCCCGACCCCGGCGATCTACGCATCCAATTGCGGCTCAATGGCCAGACGATGCAAGATTCGTCGACGCGGCAGTTGATTTTTTCCGTGGCGGAGTTGATCGCGTATCTCTCGGGCGTTTGCACGTTGGAGCCGGGCGACGTTATCTTCACCGGCACGCCGCCGGGCGTCGGCGCGGCCCGCAAGCCGCCGGTTTATCTACAGCCGGGCGACGTGGTGGAAATCGAAATCGAGCGGATCGGGCTGCTGCGAAATCCGGTCGTTGCGGAACCGGCGGCATGA
- a CDS encoding signal peptidase II: MIKPNALHDSSAAAVPASRYAAFFSIVVVGCLTDLATKSWIFGRLGMPGTRPQWVIWRGVFSLTTSLNEGALFGLGQGWTLGFAALSIVAAVAIVIWLFGARAANNWALTIALALIMAGIFGNLYDRLGLPGLTWNFEMKPDSIGQPVYAVRDWLLFTVPIVHREWPVFNIADSMLVAGAGLLFLHLWLTKGALEADAKPAAESRPEPVAIEPTGAG; this comes from the coding sequence GTGATTAAGCCAAACGCACTTCACGACAGCTCCGCCGCCGCGGTTCCGGCCAGCCGATATGCGGCCTTTTTCTCGATCGTCGTCGTCGGCTGCCTCACCGATCTGGCCACCAAGAGCTGGATCTTCGGACGGCTCGGCATGCCGGGCACGCGTCCGCAATGGGTTATCTGGCGCGGGGTGTTTAGCCTGACCACGAGCTTGAACGAAGGCGCGCTGTTCGGCTTGGGCCAGGGTTGGACACTCGGCTTCGCCGCCCTGTCGATCGTCGCCGCGGTGGCTATCGTCATCTGGCTGTTCGGAGCCCGCGCGGCGAACAATTGGGCCCTGACGATTGCCTTGGCCCTGATCATGGCGGGCATCTTCGGCAACCTCTATGATCGCCTCGGATTGCCCGGCCTGACTTGGAATTTCGAAATGAAGCCCGACAGTATCGGGCAGCCGGTCTATGCGGTGCGCGATTGGCTGCTTTTCACGGTGCCGATCGTTCATCGAGAATGGCCGGTGTTTAATATCGCCGACAGCATGTTAGTTGCCGGCGCCGGGCTGCTGTTCTTGCATCTATGGCTCACGAAGGGCGCCCTTGAGGCGGATGCAAAGCCCGCGGCTGAATCGCGGCCAGAACCCGTGGCGATCGAGCCGACCGGCGCCGGCTAG
- the mnmA gene encoding tRNA 2-thiouridine(34) synthase MnmA produces the protein MARVVLAMSGGVDSSVAAHLLRRAGHDVVGLFMRHGEAVESCASADAAASPPPLAILPPRASHKQGCCSASDAADARRVADRFEIPFYALDFSDAFGRIIDYFVAEYRAARTPNPCVMCNNWLKFGKLFDYADSVGAEFVATGHYARLTGDGDRLALRRGLDAGKDQSYVLFGVARHLLPRMMLPVGDFRKDEIRGMAHELGLRVADKKDSQEICFVAAGEHAEFVRRRATDETEDRSGQIVTTDGAVVGQHNGLEGFTIGQRKGLRVALGEARYVVRLEPDTRRVVIGSREDLARNSFTARQSNWLVDPPADSLRCLVQIRYTSRPAPAVIEPLPEGRLSIALDEPLGGIAPGQAVVCYDGDRVLGGGWIER, from the coding sequence GTGGCGCGAGTCGTGTTGGCAATGTCGGGCGGGGTCGATAGCAGCGTGGCGGCGCATCTGCTGCGCCGCGCCGGACACGATGTCGTCGGCCTGTTCATGCGCCATGGCGAAGCGGTGGAAAGCTGTGCAAGCGCCGACGCCGCCGCTTCTCCGCCCCCGCTGGCAATTCTGCCGCCGCGGGCGTCGCACAAGCAGGGCTGTTGCAGTGCTTCCGATGCGGCCGATGCCCGGCGAGTCGCCGATCGGTTCGAGATTCCGTTTTACGCCTTGGATTTTTCCGATGCCTTCGGCCGGATCATCGATTATTTCGTGGCCGAGTATCGAGCCGCCCGGACGCCGAATCCGTGCGTGATGTGCAACAACTGGCTGAAATTCGGCAAATTGTTCGACTATGCCGATAGCGTCGGCGCGGAGTTCGTGGCGACGGGCCATTATGCCCGGCTCACTGGCGATGGCGATCGACTCGCGCTGCGCCGCGGATTGGATGCCGGCAAAGACCAATCGTATGTGCTTTTCGGCGTGGCGCGGCATCTGCTGCCGCGGATGATGTTGCCGGTCGGGGATTTCCGGAAAGACGAAATTCGCGGCATGGCTCACGAACTGGGTTTGCGCGTGGCGGATAAGAAAGACAGCCAGGAAATTTGCTTCGTCGCGGCCGGCGAGCATGCGGAATTCGTTCGCCGCCGAGCGACCGACGAAACCGAGGATCGCAGCGGACAAATCGTGACGACCGATGGCGCCGTCGTCGGCCAGCATAATGGCCTCGAAGGCTTCACGATCGGACAGCGCAAGGGGCTGCGCGTCGCGCTCGGCGAAGCGAGGTACGTCGTGCGGCTTGAACCTGATACACGGAGGGTGGTAATCGGTTCGCGCGAGGATTTGGCCCGCAACTCGTTCACGGCCCGGCAGTCGAACTGGCTCGTCGATCCGCCGGCCGACTCGCTGCGATGCTTGGTGCAGATTCGCTATACGAGCCGGCCGGCGCCTGCGGTGATCGAACCGCTGCCGGAGGGCCGGCTGTCAATCGCGCTCGACGAACCGCTGGGCGGCATCGCGCCGGGCCAAGCGGTTGTTTGCTACGACGGCGACCGCGTCCTCGGCGGCGGATGGATCGAGCGCTAA
- a CDS encoding clan AA aspartic protease — MGITQVTVAVSNPGDPSRRWEGLFLVDAGAVDCMVPAKHLREIGIQPEGKRSYELADGREISLEVAVARIEFMGDVVGTTVIFGPDDAEPILGVTALESVGIEVDPRNNRLKRLPSVRLK, encoded by the coding sequence ATGGGAATAACGCAAGTCACCGTCGCCGTCAGCAACCCAGGCGATCCATCGCGCCGCTGGGAAGGATTGTTCCTTGTCGACGCCGGGGCGGTCGATTGCATGGTTCCCGCCAAGCATCTTCGCGAGATCGGCATTCAGCCGGAAGGAAAACGATCTTACGAATTGGCCGATGGCCGCGAAATCTCGCTTGAGGTCGCCGTGGCGCGCATCGAATTCATGGGCGACGTGGTGGGAACGACGGTGATTTTCGGGCCGGACGACGCGGAGCCGATCCTCGGCGTCACGGCGCTGGAATCGGTCGGCATCGAGGTCGATCCGCGAAACAATCGCCTCAAGCGTCTGCCGTCGGTGCGCCTGAAATAG